The Hordeum vulgare subsp. vulgare chromosome 7H, MorexV3_pseudomolecules_assembly, whole genome shotgun sequence DNA window gatgaataaatggtctacttgtcttggcgtactacccattactattgaacctctaactattaagtagcataattagcattgtggtgcgttcataattctgtcaattgcccaattgtgatttgtttacccaagcataattgtttatcgtcttttgagagagagatatcactagtgaacatcatgtgattaAAGTTTTGTAGATCTCCAACACCTAGTTTTACAGTACTTGCCCAAGTTTATAATGGGAATGTGCATTTTCTTTTACAAAAAAGAACAATATATATAATTATAAGTGCTAATTAGTGTATACAAAATGAGCAAGGTGAAGGAGTATAAGAATTACAGAAATTCAACCGAAATTATCGAAATGGGACGACGAAAGCAAAACCTGGAGTGAGGGTGGCAGCGTGACCAGGCGAGGTAGCCACTCCACCCGTAGCACAGAGCTTTGGccggtatcatgtacttcttgccgCCGCTACGCCTGTCCAGCGAGAAGCTCTTCTTTCCCGGCCGGCCGATCGATGCCAATGTCTTTCGTGATCGATCTTTTGATGAATGGTACTAATTAACAATTTAGTCTACAACAGCAAAGATTACCAACTTGCCGCCATCGAGGAGGACGGGGGAGTCGCAGAGGCGGGAGAAGAGCTCCTTCTTTGTTTCATCCTCGCGGCGCCGGCCGGCAGTGCTACACCGCGCGAGGATGTCCGCCGGGAGGAAGCTCTCCCAGACCTCGTCGGAGTCAGCGGTGGCGGTGGCCGCCAGCCTGCAGGCGTCGCCGGGGGAGGTCAGGTAGGCGACGAGGGCGAGGCAGTCCGCCGGGAGGTTGCAGATTCCCGTCTCCGTCTCCATGCACACGCGTCGAATGATTAATTTTGCTTCGGTCTCCGTCTCCATTCACATAAATCCTGAAGACTCTGGACATGGACGCGTCCGTACTTGGTTGCTGGTAACAACGGACACATGGTGTTGCAACGATGACAACATTTCTTGCTCCAGGTACGTACGAGAGGTGAGCACATGGTGGTCATGGCGTGGCTATGGCCACATAGTGACGACATTCCTGAGGCCAACTTGGGTAGAACATGTAATTAGCGAACCGGTTCCcttgtattttttcttttctcaaaAACGAAAAGTTCTCGACTATTTTTAAATTGGAgtagaaaataaaaagagaaggtaaaaaggaaagaagagagagataaatatatatataattaccAATAATCCTAGACACACGGAAGAATACGGCATATCTCCCCTATTCTTTACTTATTAATAAAGCGTGGAGCGTTTCTATTGTCCATCGCGATatttttgcaaaaacacccctTACTTTTTCGGTATTCAAACCGCAATACGTTTCTAAGTTAAAAACTTTTCGGATTTGCATAACCCCTCGTCTCCCGCACCCAAGAGCAGCCCCTGATCTGCTCCCCGCGCTGCCGCCCCGCTCCTCCCGCCGGTTGCCGGCCCCGATCCACGCTGGATCCCGCCGCCGACGAGCTACCGAAGCCGTCGCCCCCAGCCCTGCATCCTCCGGAGCTCCGCCCAGATCCGGAGCGCCGCCCCCGCGAGCAGCCGCGCCGCCCTGCCTCCTGCGCCTCCCCGCTCTCCCTGCCTCTCCTTGCGCCGCCGCAGCTCGTGCCGACAGCCACCCCCGCCGCGCGCCTCGCGTGCCAGTCCCTCCGGACACCGCAGCCACCTGCTCGCTGAGCACCTCCGCCCTGTCGCGCCCTACATCGGATCCAGATcgacccgccgccgccccggcgtTGACCGCGGGATACGACGGGATCCGCACTGCCCTGCTCTAGCAGGCAGCAATGGTGGCTTCCTCTCCCCCCATAAAGCCAGAGCCTGCGGTTCTTGGCGTGTTCTTGCCGCTTCCTCGTACGGACGCCATGGACATGCCGGGGGAGGACGAGTACGTCTACGGCTACGAGTACGagttcgacctcgagaaccccttCACGAGCCCTGCCGACGAGCCGATCGCCAGCCTCCTCGACGCCGAGGGCCACCACGCGCCGTTCGTGTCCGCCGCCGCCTTCGCCGTTCGTTGCGACACCGCCCGATTCATCTCCAAGGTACGGGTCTTCGGATGTGTTGTGCGTCTCGCGAACGGTTCGTCCCCTTCCCTTTTCTGATCCGATCAACCTCGGTTGGCCCAGGTCCGGTACGACGGCGAGCTTGGCTTGCACCCGCGTGTGGCCTACCTCGCGCAGAACTACGTGGATCGCTTCCTCTCCAAGGGACAATTGCCGATAAGAAGGCGAAATATCATGTCTTTCTTTCAAGAATTTGCAAGATTTCGGTCTGATCTGACAGCCAGTGGTTCCGCCGCTCAGTTCGAGCGCAAGCCATGGGCGCCGCGGCTGCTCGCCATCAGCTCTGTGTCTGGAGCTGCCCTTTCGCTACACCAGCCTCTCGGGGGACCGTTCGGCGCCTCCTTCACCTTCCTGCCCAACCACCACCTGCCCGTCGATCTGCTCGACTCCTGCAACGGCCTCCTCTTCTATCGCTGCTACCACGTCTCCCACGCAGTCACCACAGCTCTACCACCGAGGAAAGTCGAGCTTCCACGGGTTGCCAGCAATGGCAAAGCAATCGGATAACGTGACGGCTGTTATGACTCTGTCTCGCTGTTCTTGGACGGCTGAGGTGAAGTGGTGGCCTCTTCAGGTTCGGTTCCCTCATTCGACGTAGACTCGGAAGACTCTGTCGGGGTTTTCAGTGAGAGCGAGCTGCCATTGCTGGTGATGGCCTTCTGCTGCTCCTCCAGTATCCTCTGCAAGTATTTCGCATGTTCTTCTATGCGTAGCTGCAATTGCCTTTGGACCTGGCCAAGATTAAGCACAAAGACTGTCCGAAAATCGATAATCTCCAGACAATTTTCCAAGATGAACTTCGGACATGTTGTATATCTGAATTCTGACAcgcattttttttggaaaaggaggttacacccccggcctctgcaaaaTTCTGACACACATGATAGTAGTGAAATGTATTTTAGAGTTTCTGGCAAGCACCTCTAGCTGTTCATGGAGCTGTTTCTGAACCTCCAATTGCATCCGTAGAGCTTCTCCCAAGTTcctaagaaaaggagaaggaaagaTGTGTAAATTCTAAGGTCATGGTGTTTGATATGCATGCACTCCGGTGTAATAATTCAGAGAGCTCACTTGTTTTTTAACGGATAACTTCCACTGCTACCCGGGTGTACCTTCTTAACGTCCAAGGAAGCCTTCTTTTCTGCAAACAACAACATCCATCAAAATTCAGAACCGCAGAAGAGGCCGATTCCGATTACTTGTGAACAATATTCATCTTTTGTAGTTTGTTTACCTTCTTTGATCTCTGGAATAAACTTTGCATGTTGGTACTTCTGTTCAACAAAGACAGGCGCAAACTATGAGTCAcagagtaaagaagaagagatgtTTGATTTCATTTTCAGTGAAGTGGGGAGATAACCATGGAGTGGTACCCGCAAATGACTCTTTACATGATAGATGGTCACGCCTTCCACTTTCATAAGCTTCCTTGCTGCTATCTGTTAGTATAACACTTGGATGAATACATGTCACTTCTTTTCATTACTTTGTTATAGGGTTTTTTAGAACACAAAAGTGGTCTCTGTTTGTCGATATTGTTCTGTTAGGGCTACCTAAAAGAGTTTGAAATAAGTGTAAAGTGGAAGTTGGCACTAAAGCAaattcatctttttgatctgcaaACAAATTTCAGTGATAATATATGCCATTCATGTGGAAACTTAAGTGTTAAGAATATTACAGTCGTTCACTATTTGATTGTTTTTT harbors:
- the LOC123410367 gene encoding cyclin-D6-1-like: MVASSPPIKPEPAVLGVFLPLPRTDAMDMPGEDEYVYGYEYEFDLENPFTSPADEPIASLLDAEGHHAPFVSAAAFAVRCDTARFISKVRYDGELGLHPRVAYLAQNYVDRFLSKGQLPFERKPWAPRLLAISSVSGAALSLHQPLGGPFGASFTFLPNHHLPVDLLDSCNGLLFYRCYHVSHAVTTALPPRKVELPRVASNGKAIG